One window from the genome of Malus domestica chromosome 01, GDT2T_hap1 encodes:
- the LOC103448197 gene encoding kinesin-like protein KIN-14B → MAEERNNKNRWNWEVSGFEPRKLSSSSSSAADAAASGFDHHDDYKSDAPLVRRYSISAASALAQSELANSNSNSNNQVVASKLQKLKDKVKLAKEDYLELRQEASELHEYSNAKLERATRYLGVLANKTRKLDQFALETEARISPLINEKRRLFNDLLTAKGNIKVFCRTRPLFEDEGSSIVEYPDDYNIRVNTGDGALSNPKKDFELDRVYGPHVGQAELFHDVQPLVQSALDGYNVSIFAYGQTNSGKTHTMEGSSHDRGLYARSFEELFDLSNSDSTSTSRFKFSVTVSELYNEQMRDLLPESGDALPKIRMGSPESFVELVQEKVDNPLDFSKVLKAAFQSRGNNPSKFNVSHLIVTIHIYYNNLITGENTYSKLSLVDLAGSEGLIAEDDSSERVTDLLHVMKSLSALGDVLSSLTSKKDAIPYENSMLTKVLADSLGGSSKTLMIVNVVPNASNLSETLSSLNFSSRARNAVLSLGNRDTIKKWRDIANDARKELYEKEKESQDLKQEVLGLKHALKDSNDQCVLLFNEVQKAWKVSDMLQSDLKAENMMLADKQKIEKEQNAQLRNQVAQLLQLEQDQRVQLEQRDSTIQALQAKIKSIESLHSTEDRSPLVSDPGSGILSNSKAMGDGMDSPPVTKKLEEELKKRDALIERLHEENEKLFDRLTEKTSLAGSPKLSSPSSKGPLNFQSRDLVRNDSRGHSMDVVPSSLAAAADKTEGTVALVKTGVEKVKTTPAGEYLTSALNDFDPEQHDSLAAISDGANKLLMLVLAAVIKAGASREHEILAEIRDAVFSFIRKMEPQRVMDTMLVSRVRILYIRSLLARSPELQSIKVSPVESFLEKVNTGRSRSSSRGNSPGRSPVRYVDEHIQGFKVNLKPEKKSKFSSVVSKIRGLDQDTPRQQVTAGKLKEINEEAKSFAVANKALAALFVHTPAGELQRQLRSWLAENFDFLSVTGEDASGGTTGQLELLSTAIMDGWMAGLGAAVPPNTDALGQLLSEYSKRVYSSQLQHLKDIAGTLASEGAEDTAQVAKLRSALESVDHKRRKILQQIRSDVALLTLEDGGPPIQNPSTAGEDARLASLISLDGILKQVKDLIRQSSVSTLSKNKKKLMLASLDELAERMPSLLDIDHPCAQRQIADARHLIQSIPEEDDLQEQSHARKPSTDFVGVNTETDVAQWNVLQFNTGSTTPFIIKCGANSSSELVIKADAKIQEPKGGEVVRVVPRPSVLESMSLEEMKHVFSQLPEALSLLALARTADGTRARYSRLYRTLAMKVPSLRDLVGELEKGGVLKDVRS, encoded by the exons ATGGCGGAGGAGAGGAACAACAAAAACAGGTGGAACTGGGAGGTCAGTGGCTTCGAGCCAAGGAAGTTGTCTTCTTCGTCGTCTTCGGCTGCGGATGCGGCGGCGTCCGGCTTCGACCATCACGACGATTACAAGTCCGATGCGCCGCTAGTTAGGCGATACTCGATCTCGGCTGCGTCGGCTTTGGCTCAGTCTGAGCTCGCCAACTCCAACTCCAACTCCAACAACCAGGTTGTGGCTTCCAAGCTCCAGAAGCTCAAGGATAAAGTTAAG CTTGCTAAAGAAGATTACTTGGAGTTGAGACAAGAAGCAAGTGAGTTGCATGAATACTCGAATGCGAAACTCGAACGAGCTACACGTTATCTTGGCGTTCTTGCGAACAAAACCCGAAAACTAG ATCAGTTTGCTCTTGAAACTGAGGCCAGAATTTCTCCGCTCATCAATGAGAAGAGAAGGTTGTTCAATGACTTATTGACAGCCAAAG GAAACATAAAGGTATTTTGTCGTACAAGACCGTTATTTGAGGATGAAGGTTCCTCAATTGTTGAGTATCCTGATGATTACAATATCCGTGTCAATACTGGTGATGGTGCCCTGTCCAACCCCAAGAAGGATTTTGAACTTGACAGAGTTTATGGACCTCATGTTGGACAGG CTGAACTTTTCCATGATGTTCAACCACTGGTACAATCAGCATTGGATGGATATAATGTTTCCATATTTGCATATGGACAAACCAACTCGGGAAAGACACACACTATG GAAGGATCTAGCCATGATCGTGGTTTATATGCTCGGTCATTCGAGGAACTATTTGATTTATCCAACTCTGATTCCACTTCTACTTCAAGATTTAAATTCTCTGTTACAGTTTCCGAGCTCTACAACGAACAG atGAGGGATTTACTCCCAGAATCAGGAGATGCTCTACCAAAGATTCGAATGGGATCACCAGAATCCTTTGTAGAACTTGTGCAGGAAAAAGTTGATAACCCACTGGACTTCTCTAAAGTATTAAAAGCTGCATTTCAGAGCCGAGGAAATAATCCATCAAAGTTCAATGTTTCTCATTT GATCGTCAcgatacatatatattataacaATTTGATCACTGGAGAAAACACCTACAGCAAGCTTTCTCTAGTTGACTTGGCTGGAAGTGAAGGATTAATTGCCGAAGATGATAGCAGTGAGCGCGTGACAGACTTGTTGCATGTCATGAAGTCACTTTCAGC GTTGGGAGATGTTTTGTCTTCTTTGACTTCAAAAAAGGATGCTATACCTTATGAAAATTCAATGCTTACCAAAGTACTTGCAGACTCACTAG gTGGAAGTTCAAAAACTCTGATGATTGTTAACGTCGTTCCAAATGCTTCGAATTTGTCGGAGACATTATCATCTCTCAATTTCTCTTCTAGAGCTAGAAATGCTGTTCTAAGCCTTGGGAATCGAGATACGATAAAGAAATGGAGAGATATT GCAAATGATGCACGTAAGGAGTtgtatgaaaaggaaaaagaaagtcaAGATCTGAAACAAGAGGTTTTGGGACTTAAACACGCACTCAAGGATTCAAATGATCAGTGTGTCCTGCTCTTCAATGAAGTGCAGAAGGCATGGAAAGTATCGGATATGTTACAGTCAGATTTAAAG GCAGAGAATATGATGCTTGCAGATAAGCAGAAGATAGAAAAGGAGCAAAATGCACAGCTTAGAAATCAAGTAGCTCAGCTGTTACAGTTGGAGCAAGACCAGAGAGTGCAGCTTGAACAACGAGATTCTACAATTCAGGCCTTGCAG GCCAAAATTAAAAGCATCGAGTCCCTCCATTCCACTGAAGATCGGTCACCATTAGTCTCTGATCCAGGGTCTGGAATTCTATCAAATTCCAAGGCAATGGGGGACGGCATGGATTCTCCTCCAGTAACTAAGAAATTGGAAGAAGAGCTTAAAAAACGTGACGCATTAATAGAG AGGTTGcatgaagaaaatgaaaagttatTTGATAGATTGACAGAGAAAACATCTTTGGCTGGCTCACCAAAG TTGTCAAGTCCATCATCCAAGGGGCCGCTAAATTTTCAGTCTCGGGACCTTGTGAG GAATGATAGTAGAGGACACTCGATGGATGTTGTTCCTTCATCACTGGCAGCTGCTGCAGATAAGACTGAGGGTACTGTTGCTTTGGTGAAAACAGGTGTGGAGAAAGTCAAAACAACCCCGGCAGGAGAATATCTTACGTCTGCCTTGAATGACTTTGATCCTGAACAGCATGACAGCCTTGCTGCCATTTCGGATGGAGCAAATAAGCTTTTGATGCTG GTTCTGGCTGCAGTAATTAAAGCAGGGGCTTCTAGGGAGCATGAAATACTTGCTGAAATAAGAGATGCTGTTTTCTCTTTTATTCGTAAAATGGAACCACAGAGGGTAATGGACACCATGCTTGTATCCCGTGTTAGAATTTTGTATATTAGATCATTGCTTGCTAGATCACCAGAGCTGCAGTCCATCAAG GTTTCTCCGGTTGAAAGTTTTCTAGAGAAGGTTAATACTGGACGTAGTAGAAGTTCCAGCCGGGGTAACAGCCCTGGAAGATCTCCTGTGCGCTATGTTGATGAGCATATCCAAGGCTTCAAAGTGAACCTTAAGCCAGAAAAGAAGTCGAAGTTTTCATCAGTTGTATCAAAGATACGAGGACTTGATCAG GATACTCCAAGGCAGCAGGTAACTGCTGGAAAGCTTAAGGAAATAAATGAGGAAGCAAAAAGTTTTGCAGTTGCAAACAAAGCTCTTGCGGCTCTGTTTGTGCATACACCAGCAGGTGAGCTTCAGCGCCAACTTAGATCCTGGCTTGCAGAAAATTTTGACTTTCTCTCTGTTACTGGAGAGGATGCATCAGGAGGGACAACTGGTCAGTTGGAGCTCCTTTCAACTGCAATCATGGATGGTTGGATGGCTGGACTTGGTGCTGCAGTGCCTCCTAATACAGATGCTCTTGGCCAACTTCTATCCGAGTATTCAAAGCGGGTCTACAGTTCTCAATTGCAGCACTTGAAG GATATTGCTGGTACATTGGCATCAGAAGGGGCAGAAGATACTGCACAGGTGGCAAAACTGCGATCAGCTCTCGAGTCTGTTGATCACAAAAGGAGAAAG ATTTTGCAACAAATAAGAAGTGATGTAGCCTTGTTGACATTGGAAGATGGTGGTCCACCTATTCAAAATCCTTCCACTGCTGGTGAAGATGCACGATTAGCATCTCTCATTTCCCTCGATGGCATATTGAAACAAGTCAAG GATTTAATAAGACAATCGTCTGTAAGCACCTTAagcaagaacaagaagaaactAATGCTTGCATCTCTGGACGAACTTGCTGAACGGATGCCTTCTCTTCTGGACATTGATCATCCATGTGCACAAAGACAAATTGCTGATGCTCGTCATCTCATCCAG TCTATTCCTGAAGAAGATGATCTTCAAGAGCAATCTCATGCTCGCAAACCATCTACAGATTTTGTGGGAGTTAATACTGAAACCGATGTGGCGCAGTGGAATGTCCTGCAGTTCAATACAGGCTCCACGACCCCATTTATCATCAAGTGTGGAGCAAACTCAAGTTCAGAACTGGTCATTAAAGCAGATGCCAAGATTCAAGAACCTAAAGGTGGTGAGGTTGTCAGGGTCGTCCCAAGACCATCTGTTCTGGAAAGTATGAGCTTGGAGGAGATGAAACATGTATTCTCCCAACTCCCTGAGGCTCTAAGCTTGCTTGCCTTGGCAAGGACTGCCGATGGAACACGAGCTCGGTATTCTAGGCTGTACAGGACTTTAGCCATGAAAGTTCCGTCTCTGAGGGATTTAGTCGGCGAACTTGAAAAGGGGGGAGTCCTAAAAGACGTGAGGTCATGA